The sequence CGCTCGCGACGCCGGCCACCAAGGGCTGCACCCACGAAGCGCGCCCCCTCCGGAGTTCTCGAGGGCCGCCGTCCGCGCCCCGCGAGAGCTCCCCACGAAGCCCACGGAACCCATCAGCCATGACCCTTGGCGCCTATGACATCCGCATGGTGAGCGAGCTGGTCGAGCGCGAGTCCGCGTTCGTCGATCGGCTCTTCACCGAGATCCACAAGGTGGTGGTCGGTCAGAACGACATGATCGAGCGCCTCTTCATCGGCCTGCTGTGCGGCGGGCACGTGTTGCTCGAGGGCGCGCCGGGCCTGGCGAAGACCCTCACGGTGAACACCCTCGCACAGACGCTGCAGCTGCAGTTCAAGCGCGTGCAGTTCACGCCAGACCTGCTGCCGTCGGACGTCATCGGCACCGTCATCTACAACCACCAGAGCGGCACCTTCACCAACAAGCAGGGCCCGATCTTCACCAACCTGCTGCTGGCCGACGAGATCAACCGCGCGCCCGCCAAGGTGCAGAGCGCGCTGCTCGAGGCGATGGCGGAGCGCCACGTCACGGTCGGCGACACCACCTATCCCTTGCCGACGCCGTTCCTGGTGCTGGCCACGCAGAACCCGATCGAGCAGGAGGGCACCTACAACCTGCCCGAGGCGCAGCTCGATCGCTTCATGTTCAAGATCAAGGTCGACTACCCCGGCGCCGACGACGAGCTCAAGATCATGAAGCGCATGGGCTCCGGCACCGAGTCCTCGCAGGCCAAGGCCGAGCCGGTGATCGGCCCCGACGAGATCGCGCGGGTGCGCCGCACCATCGACGACATCATCGTCGAGGAGCCGGTCCAGCGGTACATCGTCGACGTGGTCGGCGCGACCCGTCGCCCCGGCGCGGCTGGCCTCGCCGACCTGCAGGCGTTCATCGACTTCGGCGCCTCGCCGCGGGCCTCGATCGCGCTGTACCAGGCCGCGCGCGCGCACGCGTTCCTGCGCCGGCGCGGCTACGTCAGCCCAGAGGACATCAAGGCGGTCGCGCCCGACGTGCTGCGCCACCGCATCATCCTGTCGTACGAGGCCGAGGCCGAGGGCAAGACGGTCGAACAGATCGTGCGGCAGATCCTCGAGCACGTGCAGGTGCCCTGACGAGTTCCGACATGGCCGGCGCACCGCTCACCAGCGACGAAGCCCGCGCGCGCACCACCGAGCTGCTGCGCGAGATCCGACGCATCGAGATCCAGACCTCCCGCCTGGTCGAGCAGCACATCGCCGGCTCGTACCAGTCGGTGTTCAAGGGTCAGGGCATCGCATTCTCCGAGGTCCGCGCCTACGAGCCCGGCGACGACGTGCGCACGATCGACTGGAACGTCACCGCGCGCACGGGCATGCCGCACGTGAAGCTCTTCACCGAGGAGCGCGAGCTCACCGTGATGCTGATGGTCGACATGTCGGCCAGCCTCGACCTCGGCAGCCGCGACTACGACAAGCGGCAGCTGGTCGCGCGACTGGCCGCGACCTTCGCGTTCTCGGCGATCTCCAACAACGACCGCGTCGGACTGGTCGGCTTCACCGATCGCGTGGAGGTGTTCGTGCCGCCGCGCAGCGGTCGCAAGCACGTGCTGGCGGTCGTCCAGCGGGTGCTCACCCACGAGCCCCAGAGCCGCCGCACGCGGCCGAGCGCAGCGCTCGAGTACCTCGCGCGCGTGGCCAAGGGCCACACCGTCGCGGTGCTGGTGTCGGACTTCGTCGACGCGGTCGACGAGAAGGGCACGAGCTGGGACCCGCGCTTCGAGCACGCACTCAAGGTCGCCGCCCGTCGCCACGACGTGATCCCCATCCGCGTCGAGGACCCCATCGAGCTCGAGCTGCCACCGCTGGGCCTGGTCGCGCTGGAGGACCTCGAGCTGCTGGAGCTCGGCGACGACGGCTTCGTCGATCTCAGCCCGCGCGCTGCGGCGCGCTTCAAGGCCCAGGTCGAGCGCGAACGCGACGCGTTCGAACGACTGATGCGCAAGCTGTCGCTCGCGACCGTGAACGTGCGCTGCGGCGCCGACTGGCAGGGACCGCTGGTCGCCTACTTCGCGCGGCGCAACCGGAGGATGCGACATTGATCGCGGCGTTCGAGTTCGCACGGGCCACGTGGGTGGCGGCGGCACTGGCGGCCGCGCCAGCGACTGCGCCGGTCGACGGGCCCGTCGCCGCGCCGGCCGTCGCCGCGCCGGACGTGCCGGCCGAGTCGCCGGTCGCCGTGACCGCGCGCCTCGGGCCCGATCCGTCCCACGTGGGCGACCTGCTGACGCTCGAGATCACCGCCGCGTACCCCCGCGGCTACAGCGTCAACCTCCCGATCGGCGTGAGCTTCGAGCCGCTCCACATGGTCGAGCTCACCGAGGGTGAGCCCGAGACCACCGGCGAGGGCCTGCGCAAGACCTTCACCGTGACGCTGCAGCACTTCGCGCCCGGGCCCGCGACGGTGCCCACGGTGACGCTCACCTACGTCGACGAGCAGGGCGCGATCCAGACCACCGCCGTTCCCGCGGTCGCCTTCACGGTCGACGCGTTGCTCGCCAACGAGGCCGATCCGCAACCGCGCGGCGATGACCCGCCGATCTCGATCGAGTACCCCAACACGCTCGCCGAGACGGTGGTGTACTCGGTCGCGGCCACGCTGGTGGCCGCGCTCGTGGCCTGGTGGGTGATCGCGCGACTGCGTCGCCGTCGTCGGCCGCTCGTGCTGGCACCGGCGATTCCGGCCCACGAGCTCGCCCTCGAGGCGCTGGCCGAGCTCGAGCGCGGCTCGTTGCTCGGCGATGGCCGCGTGCAGGACTACTACGTGGAGCTCACCGAGATCGGCAAGGGCTACCTCGAGCGGCGCTTCGGCGTGGAGGCGCTCGATCGCACCACCGACGAGATCCGCCGCGCACTGCTGCGCGATCCGAATGCGGTCGCGCCGCTGTCCGCCGACGAGGTCATTGCGTTCCTCCAGCGCAGCGACCTCGTCAAGTTCGCGCGCATGCGCCCGGATGGCAGCGCCGCCGGCGATGACCTGTCATGGGTGCGCGACGCCGTGGAGCGCTCGCGCAGCGATCGCAACCCCGCCGGCGAAGCAATCTCCCCGGACCCCGCCGCGCCGGAGGCCGCGCCATGAAGCCATGGTCGAGCATCGCGTCGACCCTCGGGTGGGCACTCGCATCGCTGTTGGCGGTCGCGCTGGTGCTGCTGGCGCTGCTGCGCGAGGGCGTGCGGTGGATCGTGTTCGCCGAGCCATGGTGGGCGACCGCCGCGATCGTCCCGGTGATGGCCCTGGTCGTGCGCGCGCTGCTGCGGCCGCGTCCGGCGACCATGCGATTCTCCCGCTCGAACAGCCTGCGTCGGGTCGCACGGGGCTGGGCGGTGCACTTCGTCGACCTGCCCGACGGCATGCGCCTGGCCGCCGCGATGCTGCTGTGCTTCGCGCTCGCGCGGCCGCAGTCGACCCACGGTGCCGACCGCATCGAGCACGAGGGCATCGACATCGTCATCGCGCTCGACCTCTCGGAATCGATGGAAACGCCCGACCTCGCGCCCAACCGCCTGGGCGCCGCGCAGCGGGTCATCGACGCCTTCATCGTGCGACGCCCACGCGACCGCATCGGCCTGGTCGCGTTCGGCTCGAGCGCGTCGACGGTGTCGCCGCTGACGATCGATCACGGGGTCCTGCGCTCGATGGTTCGACGCCTGCAGCTGCGCACCATGGACGGCAGCACCACCGCGATCGGTGCGGGACTCGGCATGGCGCTCAACCGACTGGGCGACTCCGAGGCCGCCAGCCGCGTCATCGTGCTGCTCACCGATGGCGTCCACAACGCCGACGGCCTCGATCCCGACGCCATCGCGCGCGAGGCCGCGACCCGCGGCGTGCAGATCTACACGGTGTTGATGGGCCAACACGGCCGCGATCAGGGCAACGTCGACCCCGCACGCCTCGAGCGCGTCGCGGCCACGACCGGCGGCTATGCCTACACCGCGGCCGACGAGAACGCGCTCTCGGGCAGCTTCCAGGACCTGCTCGACAAGCTCGAGCGCTCCGAGATCGCCGGCGAGTCGGTGCTGCCGGAGCTGTTCGCGTGGCTGTTGTGGCCGGCGCTGGCGCTGCTCGTGCTCGAGCTGGTGCTGCGCAACACGAGACTGCGGAGGTTCCCGTGAGCATCGCGAGCGCATGGCGTTGGGCCGAGCCGCCCGCCGATCTCACGGTCCGCACGCTCGATGCGATCGACTGGGGTCGGCTCGACTGGTGGTGGGCTGCGTTGGCGGTGCCGCTCGCGATCGGTGCCGTGCTGTGGGGTGCGAGGCAGCGCGCACGCGCACGCGCGGCGCTGGGCCAGTCCGCGCTGGTCACCAAGCTGCTGTCGTCGGTGCACACCGGCAACCGCGTGCTGCAATCGGTGTTCGCGATCGCGGGCCTTTCGTGCGTGGCGGTGGCGCTGCTGCGGCCGCAGTACGGCGGCAAGGCCAACGTGGTGCCGGCGAGCGGTCTCGACATCGTGATCGCGGTCGACTACAGCAAGTCGATGCTCGCGGCCGACGTCTACCCGTCGCGCAGCGAGCGGCTCGAGGCCGAGCTGGCGCGGTTCCTCGACGACGCGGCGCGACGCGGCGATCGCATCGGCGTCGTGGTGTTCGCCGGGGCTGCGCGCGGCTTCCCGGTCACCGCCGACATCCGCCTGCTCAAGACCTACCTGCAGGCCGCCGATCCCCGGCGCGAGAAGCCCGGCGGCACTGCGATCGGCCGCGCGCTCACGCTCGCGCTCACATTCCTCGTCGATGCCCGCCGCGGCGACGCCGACGACCTCATCGCCGCCGACGGCACGGACGAGACCAAGCTCGACGACAAGACCATCCCACCGGCCGAGAACGACCAAGCCATCGTGCTGCTCACCGACGGTGAGGACACCGAGAGCCGACCGATGGAGGTCGCGAAGGAGGCGGCGCGACTCGGGGTGCGGGTCTACACCGTCGGCATCGGCTCGAAGTCCGGCGAACCGGTGCAGAAGTTCGACGACGAGGGCAACCCCGACGGGTACATCACCGACGAGCAGGGCAACTACGTGATGACCCGCATCGACGCCGAGCTGCTCGAGGAGATCGCCAAGACCACCGGCGGTCGCTTCGTGCATGTCGATCCCGAGCACTTCGGGCTCGATGCGGTGCGGCAGCAGCTCGAGGGGCTGTCGAGGTCGCGACGCGAGGTCACGATCGAGATCCTGCGCGACGAGGGCTACAGCTTCTTCGTGATCCCCGCCGTGTTGCTGCTGACGCTGGCGCTGGCGCTGCCCCAGCGCCGCCGGAGGGCCGACCCACGATGATCGGACGCACCATCACCGCCGTGCTGCTCGCGGGCTGGCTGGCCGACCGGCTCGCGCGCCACGACGCCGACGTCGAAGCGGGCATCGACGCGTACGAGGCCGGGCAACACGACGAAGCGCTCGCGGCCTTCGACCGCGCGGTCGCGCGGCTGGGCGAGCGCCCCGAGCTCTCGTTCGATCGCGGCCTGGCACTGCTCGCCAAGGGCGACACCGACGCAGCCAAGACCGCGTTCGAGCGCGCCAGCGAGGCCGAGTCGGTCGACGTGCGCGCCAGTGCCTTCTACGAGCTCGGCAACCTCGCGCTGAACGCCGAGGCGTACGACGACGCGATCGCGCGCTACATCGACTGCCTCCAGGCGCGGCCGGACCACGAGAACGCCAAGTGGAACCTCGAGATCGCGCTGCAGCGCAAGCGCAAGGACGAAGAGAAGCAGGACGAGGAGAAGAAGGACGAAGAGAAGCAGGACGAGGAGAACGACGGCTCCGACGACTCGGGCGGCTCCGACTCGGGCAGCTCCGACGACTCCGCCGGCTCCGACTCGGGCGGCTCCGACGACTCCGGCGGCTCCGACTCGGGCGGCGGCGGTGACTCCGGGGGTTCCGACTCGAGCGGCGGTGACTCGGGCCAGCAGCAAGACGACCAGAAGCAAGACGACCAGAAGCAAGACGACCAGAAGCAAGACGACCAGAAGCAAGACGACCAGAAGCAAGACGACCAGAAGCAAGACGACCAGAAGCAAGCCGACCAGAAGCAGGAGCAGCCCGCCGCGCCGACGCCGGTCGAGCGTGCCGATCTCCAGCGTGCGCTCGACCAGCTCGACGAGCAGGACGGCTACTTGCTCGATCGCCCGCGCGGCCGCATCAACGGCCCCATCAAGGACTGGTAGCCATGGATCGCAATCGTCGCAGCTTCGTGCTCGGTGCGATGGCGCTGACCTTCGCCCTGCCGGCGCGCGCCCGTGCGGCCGGCGTCGTCGCCGAGCTGACCGCGAGCACGACCACCCTGCGCGTGGGTGAGGAGGTCGAGCTGTCGCTCGAGGTCCGCCGCGAAGGGAGCGGGGCGGTGCCCGATCCGGAGCTACCGAGCGGTCTGGCCGATGGCTTCGAGGTGGTCTCGCAGTACTCCTCGGGCAGCGGGTTCGAGATCCGCATCGGCGGCGGCCGCAACAGCCGCACCATGCACAGCTCGATGTCGATCACCGCGATCGCGCTCAAGCCCGGCACCTACAAGCTGTCGTTCGACGTCGACGACGCCGGCGATGCGGTGCGCTCCAACATCGTGGAGATCGTGGTCGAGGGCACCCCGGAGGCCTCGCTCGAGGCCGCGCGACCGAGCACCGGCAAGCCCGACCGCGCCCGCGGCGACGTGTTCGTGTGGGCTGCGACCGACAAGACGCAGGCGTGGATCGGCGAGCAGATCGAGTATCGGCTCGACGTCTACGAGCGCTCGCTGCTGTCGAGCGTGGCCCTGCGTACACCGCCCAACTTCGCCGACTTCTACAGCTACGATCTGCCCGAGGGCGACGGCGCGGTCGAAGAGGTCGCGGGCGTGCCGTACCGCGTGCGACCGGGCATGCGACGGGCCCTGTTCCCGCAGAAGGCCGGCACGCTGGTGATCGGTGCCCCCGAGATCACCATCGGTCGTCGTCGTCGTGATCGCGGCGCCGCCGTCTCGATCGAGGTCAAGCCGCTGCCGGCGGCGGGCCAGCCGGCAAAGTTCTCCCCCAACAACGTCGGGCGCTTCACCGTGACCGCAAAGGTCGACCGCACCAAGGTGCAGGCCGGCCAGCCCTTCACATGGACGGTGGAGATCGCCGGCGAGGGCAACGTCGCGCTGGTCGATCCGGGCGAGTGGCCGCAGCTGCAAGGCGCGCGGCGCTACGACCCCAAGGTCGACTCGCAGATGCAGGCGGTCGATCGGGTGCGCGGGCGCCGGACCTACGCGTTCCTCGTGATTCCCGAGCAGGGCGGCAAGCTCGAGCTCCCACCGGTGCGACTCGACTACTTCGATCCGCTCGAAGGTCGCTACGACGTGGCCAGCAGCGAGGCGCTGGTCGTCGAGGTCGAGGGCAACGCGGCGCCGAGCGTGCCCGAGCCCGATGCACCGGTCGTCACCGGCGAGCCGACGACCGAGAGCTTCGCCCCGATCATCGTGGCCGACGCGTTGCCGCGCGAGGCCTCGCCGACCCGCGTGCTGACGACGGCTCGCTGGGCGTGGGCCACCGCCGCGGTGCCGAGCGTGGCGATCGCCGTGTGGGGCGGCACGGCCGCGTGGCGTCGCTGGGGTCCCGACGAGGACGCGCGTCGCCGCAGTGCGAGTCGGCGGCTGCAGCGCGAGCGCATCGACACCGCGACGGCGGCCCTCGACAGCGGTGCGGGATTCCACGCCGCGATCGCTGCGATCGCCCACGACCTCGCGGTCTCCCACGCCGGCGCGGAGGCCACGGGTCTGCCACGCCCCGAGCTCGTGCGGCTGTTGTCGCGGCGCGGCGTCGCCGCGGCAGATCTCCGCACGCTCGAACACTTGCTCGAGCGCTGCGATGCGGCCCGCTTCGCCGCGCAGCTGGGCACCGTCGACGACCGACGCGCGCTGCTCGACGACGCGATTGCCCTCACCGAGCGCTCATCGCTGGCGCGGGGTCCCGCATGAGTGCACGCCTCGTCCGCGCCGGCCTCGGCGCGCTCTTCCTTGCAGTGGCGTCGACCCCGGGATCGGTTCACGCCGACGCCGTCGACGATGCGTTCTTGGCGGGCAACAGCGAGGCGAAGGCGGCCAATTGGCCAGCGGCCGCCCGCCACTACGAAGAGGCGCGGGCGCTGCTGGGCCAGCCGAGCAGTCTGCTGTCGTACGACCTGGGCACGGCCTACGCGAACGCCGGCGAGCTCGGGCGCGCGACCTTCCATCTACGCCAAGCGCTCGACTTCCGGGGCAACCCGACCACCGAGATCGCCGAGGCGGCGCGCAGCAATCTCGCGGTGGTACGTCGACGTGCGGAGCTCGCCGCGGCGACCACCAACGCGATCATCGATGCGCCCGAGACCTGGTGGGATCTCGTGGTCGAGACCCTGCGTGGCCCCGGCGTCGCCTGGCTCTCGATGCTGAGCGGTTTCGCGGCGCTGGCGGTGTTCGTGCGTGGCCGTCTGGGCGCATCCGCCCGCACCGCGGGGCTCCGCCGCGCCCTCGTCTGGACCACGGGAAGCCTGTGGCTCGTGCTCGCCACGCTGCACATCCTCTCGCTTCGCGCAGATCGCACGACACCGCCGGCGGTGGTGCTCTCCAACCGCGCCGAGGCTCGCGAGGGCCCAGGCAATCACCGCGCCGTCGAGTTCGCGATCCAAGGCGGCAGTGAAGTGCGCATCGTGGATCGCACCCCAGGGTGGGCCTTGGTGCGGATGACGGGGGGCATCGAGGGTTGGGTGCCGGACGCCGAGGTCGCCGAGTTCGAGGGCCCTTCCGCGCGCAAGCCCTGAGGTTTCCGTAGCAACGCGCGACGGCCGGCCCCGCCGATGCAAACGCGGCGCCGTGACAGTGGTTCGACGAACCGCGGCCCGTCGCTCGATCGTGCCACCGCCAATTGCCGACCCCTGCGAGCGGCGGGGCGGGCGGCGCGTCCATTGTGGCGCAGCTGCAGCGCCGGGGATAAGCTAGGCATCAGGGTGCTCTCGGTCGTCGCCACGAAGATTCGGACGTCGCGGGACCAGTCGGGCCTGACCTCGACGGTCGGTCGGATCTACGAGGGCTACCTGCTGTCGGAGCCGGTCGTCGGTCGCGGCATGGTCATCTTCCGCGACCCCAACGGGCGCCGCATGGTGACCACCGCAGTGCGACGCGTGTTGGCGACCTCCGAGTCGAACGTGCTCTACGTCGAGACCGAGAACAGCGTCTATCGCATCTCGATCCGCGAGGAGCACTTCGCGGCCGCGACCGCCTGAGCTGGCTCGTCGGCGAGCGCTCGCCTCACGTGCGGCGGTAGACGTTCACGCGCAGGTACTCACCCTCGCGGTGGCACGGCGCGACCGGATGATCGAGGCCGGCCCCCCACGCGGCGACGCGGGTCCAGCCGTCGCCGGCGGCGAGTACCGCACGATCGAGGTGCTCGCGCGCGAGGTGGTGGCTGCAGCTGCACACCACCAGGTGACCTGCCGGCGCCAGCCGTCGCACCAGCTGCTCGATCACGCGTGTGGCGGCCCCGAGTGCCTGATCGACATCGCTGCGACGCGCCGCGAGCTTGGGTGGATCGAACACGATGGTGCCGAACGGTCCCGCGAGCCGTTCGTCGCGCAGGGGCTCGAACATGTCGGCCTCGACGAACGTGATGTCCCGCAGGTCGTTGCGCGCCGCGTTCTCCCGCGCGTGCTGCAGAGCACTGCGCGATCGATCGAGCGCGACCACCTCGACCCCGGCCCTGCGGGCGTGCAGCGCGAAGCCGCCGACGTGGCAGCCGACGTCGAGCAGGGGCCGACCATCGCGGGCCGCGAGCGCAGCGACCTCGCGTCGGTTGTCCCGCTGGTCGAAGTACGCGCCGGTCTTCTGCGCCGGCGGAGCCGGCACCTCGAACGCGAGCCCGCACTCGTCGAAGCCGAGCACGCCGCCGGGCTCGGGCCGGACCCCCGCAGTCATGCCCTCGAGCTTGGCGCTCGACTCCGACACCACCACGTGCACCGGGCCCGACCAGTGCTGGCCGAGCCACGCCATCACGTCGGCCTCGCGTGCGGCCATCGGAGCGGTGCCGAGCTGCACGACCAGCGCCTCGCGGTAGCGATCGATCACCAGGCCAGGCAACCCGTCGCCTTCGCTATTCACCAGTCGATAGCCGCTGGTGCCCTGGCCGTCGAGGTCGGCCCGCACGCGCGCAGCGAAGGCGGTCGTGAGCCGCTGCTCGAGCCAGTCGTGCGCCGGCTCGTCGGTCTCGAACGAGATCATGCGCACCGTGATCTGCGAGACCGCCGACACCAGGCCCCAGCCCAGCGTCGCGCCGTGGCGATCGACCACCTGCGCGAGCGCGTGCGGGTCGGGCACGCCGAGGAAGCGCGAGATCTGATTGCGCCGCAACCACGGGCCTGTCGCCGGCCCGATGCGACCGGCGTCGCGCCGCACCTCGACGCGCACCCGCGTGCCGTCACCGCTCATGCCGGCCACGCAATAGGCCGTGGGCGCGGCGGCGTCAAGCCGGGCTCGAGAGCGGCTGCTCGAGGCCACCGGGCCGGCCGCGGTCGACGGTGCGGAGCTCGAAGCGCTCGGCCGCCAGCAGCTGCGCGAGTCGGCGACACGCCAGCTCCGGTTCACCGTGCTCGCCGCAGGTGAAGACATCGGCCGCGGCGTAGCCATGCTCCGGCCAGGTGTGGATGCTGATGTGCGACTCGGCCAGCAAGCCCACCATCGTGACGCCGTGCGGCGAGAAACGATGGCTGCACTCGCCGACGAGCTGCCCGCGGGAGACCGTGACGGCCTCGAGCATCGCAGCGCGCACCCGCGGCAGGTCATCGAGCAGCGCCCGCGGGCAGCCGTAGAGCTCGATCATGCTGTGACGACCCGCGATGCTCATCGATCGTCACGCACTGCGATCTGCAGGTGCGTACCCGCGAACTGGTTGGGATACTCGCGCAGCGGCTCCTTCGCGGGCCCCTTCAACACCTTGCCGTCGTCGCCGAAGCGCGAGTTGTGGCAGGGGCAGCGCAGCTGCTGCGCCTCGTTGTCCCAGCGCACGGTGCAGCCCAGGTGCGGACACCGCGACGACAACACACGAAAGCGCTCGCCCTCGAGGCGCATGACGATGAGCGGCTTGCGACTGCCCTGCGGCTGCGCGGCGATCATCCCGCCCGGCGTGGCGAGCTCGGGAATCTTGCCGACGTCGATCTCGACCACGCCGTCCTTGGCGGCCGGCACCGACTTCGGCTTCATCCCCGAGGCGCCGCAGCCGACCAGCAGCACGCCCGCCGAGGCCCCCACGAAGCGCCGCCGACTGAGCGCGCAGGCCGGCACGAAGGCGGTGCCGCCGCAGGGCGAGTCCTCGAGCGAAGGTCTGGGGTCGCGCACGCGTGACGTCATCGGCGGCAAGCATCGCAAAACCCCGCACGACGGTCGACGAGGGGCCTGCTATGGTCCGTCGCGTGTCCATGGCGCTCGCAGGCACGCTCGCGCTGGCGCTCGCGCTGGCGCCGGCCACCGAGGCCGCATCGCCGGCGCCGAGCCGAGCGACGCGATCGCAGCGGAGCCTCGCGCGGCGGGGCAACGACGCCATCCTGCGCGCACGCGGCCCGGTGTTCAGCGTGATGGCGGCGCCACGGTTGGGCGTGTTGTTCGCCGGCGGGGCCGAGGTCATCCAGCCGGTCGGCTTCGGGGCCGGCTTGCAGTTCCGCGTGCACGCGCTGCACCTGGGGCCGCTGCGACTCGGTGGCGAGGTGCAGCTGGGTCACACGCGGTTCTTGCAGCGCAACTCGGTGCCGACCCCGTCGGGCAGCAGCGCGCGGCGCTTCTCGGCGCTCGGCCACACCGACTTTGCGCTGGGCCCGTCGTTCCAGCTGGTGATGGGCCCGATCTTCGCCGAGGTCGGCGTCGCCGTGGGTCTCGGCGTATCGACCCTGGTGCGCCCGTTCGGCCCGTTCATCATCGACGAAGAAGACGTCAGCGACACCACCGCGATGATCCGCGGCGGCGGTCACATCGGGGTGCCGATCCGCAACAACTCCTCGATCACGATCGGCGCGACGATCCACAAGTACTTCTCGCGCAAGCAGGTGGTCGCTCGCCCGAGCCCCGATCTGCCCGACGCGCCGCCCGACACCAACCCCTTCGATCTCATGCTGGAGATCGTGGTGGGCTATCACTTCATGTTCTAGATGTTCCCTGCCCCATGACGATCCGGCTGCAGCCCCACCCCACGCGCGTCGCACCCCCAGGCCCGGTCGTGTGCGTCGTGATGGACGGCGTCGGCGTCGGCCGGGGTGACCGCGGCGACGCCGTCGCGAACGCTCACACACCGACGCTGGCGCGACTCCGGTCGCTGCCGAGCTACCGCACCCTGCTCGCCCACGGGCGCGCGGTCGGCATGCCCTCGGACGCCGACATGGGCAACTCGGAGGTCGGGCACAACGCGATCGGGGCCGGCCGCATCTTCGATCAGGGCGCCAAGCTCGTCGCGGCCGCGATCGACAGCGGCGCGATGTTCGAGGGCCAGTGCTGGCGCGACGCCGTCGCCCATGTGCGCGACAGCGGCGCGGCGCTGCACTTCATGGGGTTGCTGTCCGACGGCAACGTCCACAGCCACATCGCTCACTTGCTGGCGATGCTGCGCCGGGCCGCCGATGCCGGCGTGACGCGCCTGCGGGTGCACGCGCTGCTCGACGGCCGCGACGTGCCCGCCCGCAGCGCGCTCGGCTACGTCGCAACCCTCGAGCAGGCGCTTGCCGAGCTGCGCGCGCGCGGCTGCGACGCCCGCATCGCCAGCGGCGGCGGGCGCATGCGCGTCACCATGGATCGCTACGA is a genomic window of Deltaproteobacteria bacterium containing:
- a CDS encoding Rieske (2Fe-2S) protein is translated as MTSRVRDPRPSLEDSPCGGTAFVPACALSRRRFVGASAGVLLVGCGASGMKPKSVPAAKDGVVEIDVGKIPELATPGGMIAAQPQGSRKPLIVMRLEGERFRVLSSRCPHLGCTVRWDNEAQQLRCPCHNSRFGDDGKVLKGPAKEPLREYPNQFAGTHLQIAVRDDR